In the genome of Dromiciops gliroides isolate mDroGli1 chromosome 1, mDroGli1.pri, whole genome shotgun sequence, the window gtggatagagcaccagccctggattcaggagtacctgagttcaaatccagcctcagacacttaacacttactagctgtgtgaccctggacaagtcactgaaccccaattgcctcactaaaacaaacaaacaaacaaaaataaagaggtaaacctttaataaataaatgtgttaaatgaataaatgtaacCCAACATCGCTAACCATTTGTTCTCTCCTTCTGTTGGCAGGATGGTGGCTTATAGCCAGTGAAATTTGACTTGGGTCCAGAGTGCCACCTGGCTCATTTGGAGAGACCAGGATGGCTGAGAGCCCCCCAAAGCTCCTCCCTGCTCCCATCCCCAGAGTTGAATTCCTCAAGTCCTCCCACTTCAAAATTGGGCCTGACCCCCGCCTCACGGAAGGCTGTATGAAGACTACTTTTGGTACCTGGTTCCCTGCACACTGGGGCGTCCGTGTATCTGCCCCTTTCCTGCCAGGCCCCAGCAAGGGGCTCTTTCATGAGGACCTGGCCAAGATTCGAGAGATTGACAGTGAGATGCACGTATCTTTTCCCGTCCATGACGCCAACAGTTCCCCATCAACCATCAACACGCTGATGCAAACCAGCAACCTGAAGATGCACGGAGACCCCCGAATCAATGTCTTCAAGACCACTTGCCAAGAGAAGTACACCTACCCGGGGCCTGAGGCCTTCAATCCTTTCATCAAGGAAGCCCGAAAGCAGTTTGATAAAGACAGCTTCCCCAGTGGAGACAGGGACAAATTGGGGATCCCTCTGTCTCACACTCACCAAGTCTTCGTGCCCCAGCAACTGTTCCCCCAAATCCGAGCTCCTTCCCTGCACCTGGGTGAGGAGGGGGCCACCCTAATTTTGCCCCAGCTCCAAGCTCTGGTTCCCACTTTGCCCTTGCTTTAACCTTAAAGGGCCCACAGTCTCAGCTTCTCTCCTTCCTGCTCCCCTGCCCCGCTTTGCCTTCTGGGCCCAGCTCCCAAGGAGATCAGGAGCGGGCAATGGGTGGTAAAGCTGAAGTGCTCACCTCTCCTTGGAGATCCAACCACACTTGATTTCTCTAAACCCTTTTCTCTGGTATCAGTCAGCAGAGGGGAAATATCAGGGAAAAGCCCAGGGGGTGAAGGCACAGCCTACACCGGAACCTAAACTGGGCTTTCCTCATGGGGAGATTCACCTTTGGTCTACCCCGACTTGTCCGGGCCTCACACCTGACATGCACCTCCTGCAATGGAAATATGCTGGctgggcctgggagtcaggagattttTGTCCCAGCCCTGTTGCTATCTTGCTCAGTGAATCTGGGTGAGTCCCTGTCCTTCTGGCTGCTGCAGTGTCCCTTCTGTAAAAAGGAGgctcatggggcagttaggtggcacagtggatagagcaccggcccttggagtcaggagtacctgagttcaaatccggcctcagacatttaacacttactagctgtgtgaccctgggcaagtcacttaaccccaattacctcactttaaaaaaaaaaaaaggaggctcgTAATCCCCTCCTCCTTTGCTCTCAGTTTTGCTGGGATCATGGAAGCACATAGAGgatgtctctgtgtgtctttctcacTCCCCTGTCTCCTCTTGGTCTTCCTCCTTTCTATTTGTCCTTGTCCTCCCCCATTCCTATTTCTGGCtctcagtctttctttttctctcttcccttctttgtgcCTCTTGTTTTTCTCTAActatttctctcccttctgtGTCTCtatgcttctgtctctgtctcctgtgtctccatcttcttccttctgtctctatctcccttctgtgtctgtctccctttctgtcttttttctttctaccttttctgCTCTATGTCTGTCTTTGTCTTCACATCTCCCTtgattttctgttttctcctttttctctgtttcttttcttattttctgtttctctatTCTCTCCACTCCGTccccatctattcttttttttttttttttttgcagggcaatgagggttaggtgacttccccagggtcatacagctagtaagtgtcaagtgtctgaggtcctatttgaactcagttcctcctgaatccaaggccggtgcttcatccactgtgccacctagctgtgcttgTCTTCATCTATTCTTGCTCTGATGTCTTTCTCTGATTCTGTCCCTCCATGTCTCACTCTGGCCCCCAATTTTTTTGCTGATTCCCTGAGcccctcctccctctgtctctgggcttccctcctcaaaaatctctTCCTGCTGATATCTGTCTTTGTTCCTCCCCACCCCGTTTCACCTGTCCTGTTCCTAGGAGGACCCTCTCCCTTGAAGTGGGGAATGGAGCCTTATCCAGATACCTCCTATCAAAAGGAATTCCAAGGAAAATGGGCTCCCCCTGCCCACTTCTCTGAGAAGGTAAACATTGGCCTGGCTGAGAGCAGTGATGAGGGGCAGGCAGTAGTCCTCTCTCTGACTTTATCCCTCTGACTGACCATGCACAGGCCTTTATGCAGCTGGATTCCCACCTGAAGCTGGGAGACTCCAAGATTGGCTTAGAAGGAGTCCATTCAGAGCAGAAGAATGCCTATACCCCTCAGGGCCTGCCCCAGCACAGGTATGGCTCACATGCTGTTGGGAGCTGGCCCCGAGCTGAGGGACATTGAAATCTGCCTGGGTTTTGGCAGTCTTCTCTGATTGGTCCTGGTTACAGGAGAGGCAGAACATGACTGTGTCTGGGAGTCTGGGACTGCGCCAGTCCTAAGAAAGCCCATGACTTGTCTGGAGCTGGGAAGGGGCCCCTGGCATCCCTTGCTGACACCGCTACCACACCCCTTGTGGAGCTCTTCCCTGGCATTTCCTCTTGAGAGGCTGCCGGCCCTTCCCGCCCCAAACCagtgcctgaaattccaccattataaacatatggggggggggcagctaggtgtcagccgctgcagtggataaagcaccggccctggattcaggagtacctgagttcaaatctggcctcagacacttgacacttactagctgtgtgaccctgggcaagtcacttaacccccattgccccgcaaaaaaataaaaaaataaacgtATAtcatcagaactagaagggaccccagaggtgcAGAGCAATGACCCTCTCTTCCTCAAACATATAAATATTTGGCAGGGGCTCAAATTCACTCTTCTTTGCaagtctttctccttttcttccaggCATCCTTTCTGGCTTCCCTCTCTgaatctttcctcttctttttctgtctttccttccttttttcttccctcctctcctcactACTTTCTTGttacttctccctcttctcttcctttcctcttccccttctcttccttctctccctccttcctctttcccccttcccgtcctctcttgccctctcctcccttctcttctttcctcttctctcaactCATttgttctcctctttctttttctctccttttcttccttcttccgtGTATCTCTCTTCCTCcgccctttcccttcctcctcctcccccttccttcttttccctcattactcttttcctatctcttttctccccccatctttttgcttcactttctttttctcctctttatttcCTCCCATTCTTAAGGCCCTCTGTGGGAATGCTTATCACTCAATTAAACAACAAATGTATTAAGTGTCCATTACGTGGCCCAGCATTATGCTGGGTGTTAAGATGTAAACATAATGAATGGAACAATCCTTGCTCAttaggagcttacatttttgtttgtttgtttgtttgcaggacaatgagggttaagtgacttgcccagggtcacacagctagtaaatgtcaagtgtctgaggccagatttgaactcaggtcctcctgaatccagggatggtgctttatctactgtgccacttagctgccccaggagcttacattttaatggggggtggcggggggggggggggacaagaaGTAGATATATAAGCatacatagaaaaaaatcaaagaatcacaAGAAAGTAAGTACAAAGTAgcttgggagggagggcagtAGCAATtgggatcaagaaaggtttcatgcagaagatggtgcctCCGCAGCAGCATCTTAAAGGGGGAGAGGGACCCTGTGAGCTAGAGGTGACAGGAAGGATAGCcacaagaggcagagagaggtagaTTTAGTGGCTTGTGTAAGGAACGTGGTGAGAGAGGAAATAATGGTCAATGAGGCTGGGAAGATAGATTggggttgtgaaaggctttaaaagccaaatagaggaggTTTATTTGAACCGAGGGGGCTGAAGGAAGTCACCAGAATTGATTGAGTAGGGGAGGGACACGATCAGATCTCTCTTTACAGAAAATCCTTTTGGCTTTAGTGTATAGATGCACTGGTGAGGTGAGAGACTTAAGGTGAGAGATCAGGTAGGAGCATTTTGCAAAAATCTAGGTGAGAAGTGACAAGGGCCTGAGCCAGGgtgctagctgtgtgagtagGGATAAGGGGTCAGAGAGGAGAGATGTTGTGTGGGTAAAAACAGCAAGGTTTGGCAATTGCTTGAATATGTTGGGTGAGCAAAAGGAAGGAATATAGAGTAATTTCAAAATTACTAACTTGGGAGAgtggaaggatgatggtgccttcagcagaaatagaaaagcttGGAAAAGGGAAGTGTTTGTAgcgaaagataatgagttcagttctggatgTATTGAGTTTGGGATGTCCAATAGGTATTTGGGGATGGAGGATGAAAGCTCAGGGGAGAAACTGAAGTTGGATATATAAATCTAGGAGCCACTCGCAAAAAGGTGATGGTAAAACACATGGGAGATGGTGAGGTTACCtggagcaaagcttcttaaactgtgcggTTAAGACCCtggggtcgtgtaactgaatgtgggggtcatgaaaaaattggtagtaaatgtttgattggtatacctatttcatatacctatatacccagggtcatgtaaaaatttctctggtgaaaaggagttgtgagtggaaaaggcttaagaagccctgacctagagaaatagtatagaagaggcagagaagagagctTAAGCAAGAGCCCTGGAGGACATCCACAGTTAGGGGACATGTGGACGATGATCTGAGAAGGGAGAGTGAGAAGTCACAGGAGGAAAACCTGGAGCGATCAGCATCACAAAAATCagtagaggagagaaaagagtctGGGGGAAAGAAGTGATCAAACAGGACCAAAGGTGGAAGAGAGGTAGGGAAGCAGGAGTAATGAAAAAAGACCAGCAGAGTCAACAATTGGTATCTTTGGAGAGAGTGATTTCAGTTGAGCAAAGGAGTTAGAAGCTGGATTGCAAAAGGAAAGTGTTGGGAATGAATAAAGTGGCAGCCACCTTATGCCAGAGAGATGATGATTTAAAATGcggaatgagacatacatttttgaacaaggccaatgtgggaatttgttttgatggactatgcatatttgttatgaaggttttctttttattgttcaaCTGGGGTGGGGTACAGTAGGAGgaagagataataaatgcttacaaagtatgtaaataaatgtgctttttttggagatgattttaaaaatttaatcataaaagcattttaattattttctagttacatgtaaaaagttttcaacatttgttttcataagatttttagttccaaatttttctcccccctccctatcctccctcctccccaagagataaagcaatctgatataggctatatatgtacaatcacattaaacacaaatgtttttaaaaaggaaaaaaataaaattaaaaattatattgataaAAAAGACTAATTTATAAAGGAATACGAGGAGAGGAATTAGAATCTGAGTGTAAacagctttttcaaggagtttgactAAGAAATGGAAGGCAGATATAGGATGATGGCATGAGGAGAAGGTAAGGTCCAATaaagatttcttattttttaattggaGAAATTGGAGAGAGGGGGTGGATATGCTATAGAagatggaaggggaagggagcaaGTGCAATGAAAAGAGGTTGgtcttggcaaagaaaagggcCATTTCTTTGTCAGAGATgggtggagaggaggagagaggaggagataatgtcaaggggttttgagatggagagaaagagctCATGATTAATGGTCTCAGCAAGGCCATTGCTGAGGAACAGTGGAAGGGGTGATGTGGAGGGTCTGAAGAgtgaagagaaggtttggaatagcttcCGTGGGGAGTGAGACAGGGAATTAGTTGGGGAGGAATAAGAAGACTGCCTTGCTGCAGCGAGGACCCAGTTGAAGTTGGAGAGCATGGATCGGTCCTGTGTCATCCAGCCATCTTGGTTGTGCGACTTCCTCCAGCTCCATTCAGAAGCACTGTGAATAGGGGTGGATGGAGGAGGTGGTTGGAGGGAGCGAGTCAGGCTAAGAATGCAAGGAGAGGAGCAGTGATAGGACAACAGAGGGAAGCATTGGAGATAATGCCTAGGTTTAGAGGTAAAGGGGAGCTTAGATCGTGAATCACTGGTTTACAGACAaggacttgcctggagtcacacagcaaatagatgtctgaggtgtgatttgaaccccagttcttcctgatttaagttctatccactacaccatagaATAGCTGGAGAGAGTGGAGGGTGTGGGTCTAACTTGGGGAGAGAATTGGGCAGGACCTAGAACTCCAGAGGGTACTCAGGTGCCTCTCCTGCCTTGTCCAGAGGGCTTTGCCcttgtctctccctctgtttctccgTGGCAGGTATAACAAGAGTGAGGCTGTAGCCGACATTTTCCGGGTGAACATCCAGCCTGGGGATGGCCATTTCCACACTTATCTCCCAGGTTACAAGGACGGGGCATCTGTGGATACATCTGGTAGGCAGGGGCAGGGCCTGGGCTAGGACTAGGGCAAGGCAGGGCAGAGAGTCAGGAGGAGGGACAAGGACAGAGACTGGACCAAGGCAGGGGAAGTGACAGGAAAGGATGGGAAAGGGTGGGGAATACAGTCCCTGTTGGATATGGGAGCCTGGTGGGGAGATGACAATCAGTGTCTGATGGTAGACATGTTTCCCCCAACCAGAGCCAGTATTCAAACATCAAACTCAACCTGATTCATGTCTACTGAAGGAAGACCAAGACCCAGAAAGATGCCGGGAAAGAAGCAACTTCACTACAAGCCACCACTTCTTTACATGGGTCAGTCCCTGCTTCCCCTCTGGAGAACCCATTTTCCTGATGCTAGAAGCTTTTGTGGGTGATAGTCTTTACTTTTCAAATCATCTCCCTAACCATCTTCTTGGTGTACAGTTGGTTACTtggagatgagaggagagagaggcagggCAGGGATCACTTTCCtttgaaactgaagcccagagaagggaggagacttgcccaatgtcacacaatgAGGGAGTGGCAAAGACGAAGGAACAACACCCCATTCCCAGTTCAGGGCTCTGTTTATTGtacaatcaaccaatcaataaacaattattaggtacctactatatgccaggcactgtgctaaatgctggggatacaaaaagaagcaaaagacagttcctgcctacaaggggcttacagtctaatgggagagaccataagcaaatgaatatataggataaataggaaataattaattgggggaaggcactagaattaagaggggttgggggaggctTCCTAGAGAAGGGATGATTCTAGTTGGCACTTCTAAAGAAGCCAAGGAGGCCAgtggtcagagcagaggaggcagAACATTTCAGGCAAGGGGGAGAGCCAGAAAGAATGCTCAGaactgggagatggagtgtcttgttcatggaacagccaggaggccagggctcaggcagcatcagaggagagaaggtattTGAGAggtgctgcagaggtgaaatggaaaggccttggcaacagcttagatatggaggtgagagatagtgaagagtccAAGATGACTCCTGGGTTGTGAGCCCAAGCAATTGGGAGGATGATGGCACCCTTGACAGTTTTAGTGAAGGTAGGAGGGGTGAGGGTTTAGAgaaaattctgagaagggaccaTCCTTAGGGGCATCCAGCTGGGCTCTGGCTCTTAGAACTCTTAGAGGTAGATTACTGCCAGGATGGGAGAAGGTAGGGAACCCAGAGCATGACAATGATAGCTAGCATAgatctagtgctttaaggtttatgcaatgctttacaaatatcacctccttccatcctcacaataacctggaGAGGTAGGTGccgttattatctccattttacagatgaggaaaatgaggtagatggagctgaagtgacttacccagggtcacaaagctagtaagtaaatccttaggtgagatttgaacttggaggCCTCAGAGGTCAACCCCTTCCcaagttaaatgaattttttgagatcagaattctttccattgtaccacactgtttTCAGGCTGTGGCTAAGTTTATTCCTGGGCACCTTCTTAGATACTGGCCATGGTTTTCCTGTGATATTCTGATCCTTGATAttgctatctttttctttctttctttctttctttctttctttctttctttctttctttctttctttcttctttccttccttccttccttcctttcttattcctttctctctctctctcttttactctctcttttcttcttccttttgtatGCTATTTtcacccattagattttaagttacTTAAGGGAAGAaactgtccttttctttttttggtatttgttCCCCCCACTTAGCATggtggctagcacatagtaggtacttaataaatgtttactgattgactgaaaaCTTGGGACCaagcctttccctcttttttccaaTTTGAAAACCTTTTGTGAAAATTAACCAAACGacaggcaatttttttttcttttttggtgaggcagttggggttaagtgacttgtccagggtcacacagctattaagtgtcaagggtctgaggccgcatttgaattcaggtcctcctgaatccaggcccggtgctctatccactgtgccacctagctgccccgcaaatatttttaatatgtccTTATAGGTCCACTTCATCCCTGACCAACAGCTGCATCattcttatttttccccatttatttagaacttttttttttttaccaaattacacgtaaaaacaattttaacgttgctttttaaactttgtgttccaaattctcttcctccctttctccctcccccacttaaaaactcaagcaattcaatataagttatacatgtgtagtcatgtaaaacatttccacattagtcaggttgtgaaagaaaacagacaaaaaaaaaactttagaaaaaggaactaaaaaaaattatgtttcaatctgtattcagacaccatcagttctttctctggagatggactgcatttttcataagtccttcagagttgtcttggatcattgtattgctgaaaatgtttacagctgatcatcttacaatattgctcttactttgtacatagtacatttcactttgcaccagctcatataagtctttccaggtttttctgatagcatcctgctcatcatttctttttttttctttttttttttttttagtgaggcaattagggttaagtgacttgtccagggtcacacagctagtaagtgttatgtgtctgaggccggatttgaactcaggtactcctgactccagggccggtgttctatccactgcgccagctagctgcccccagctcatcatttcttatagcacaatagtgttccatcataatctcatcccacaatttgttcagccattcctcaattgatgggcatctcctcaatttcaaattcaactttttgcttttttatctcttttaggataccaacctagtagtggtattgctaggtcaaagagtatgaatggctttatagacctttggccatagttccaaattgctctgcagaatgtttgaatcagtttacaactttaccaagagtatgttaatgtttcatttcccccatatgcccaaccacatttgtcattttcccttttctgtcctattatccaatctaataggtatgaggtagtaccccagaattgtttttacctgcatctctccaatcaatagtgagttagagcatttttttttcatatggctataggtagctttgattatttcatctgaaaacttcatatcttttgatcatctatcaattggggaatggctcttattttaacaaacttgactcagttctctatatgtttgagaaatgagacctatcaaattttgcttcaattttttttcacagttactattgctaactgtatttcccttcatcctattccctccccatgatatttactctattttctatcttctttcaccctgtccctcctcaaaagtattttgcctctgactgcccttccttctttcaccctgcccccccatccccttcctctcctacttttctgcaggataagatatattactatactcaaatgagtgtgtgtgtgtgtgtgtgtgtgtgtgtgtgtgattccctatttgaaccagttctgatgaaagtaaggttcactcactccccagcacctcccccatcttcccctccactgtataagtgttttattgtttcttttatgtaagatttttttttaaattgaggcaattggggttaagtgacttgcccagggtcacacagctagtaagtgtctgaggccagatttgaactcaggtactcctgactccagggccagtgctctatccactgcgccacctagctgccccttatgtaaGATATTTTACCCcgttctatctctccctttccctttctcccagagtattccttaattttattttttaaaagatagcatcccttcatatttaactcacacttgtgccctctgtctaaatatacttcaCCCAGCTgccataataatgagaaagttcttctgagttacaagtatcatcttcccatttgggaatgtaaacagtttaaccctttaatatcccttatggtttctttttcctgtttacctttttatgcttctctagggtcttgtatttgaaagtcaaattttctattcagctcaggtcttttcatcaagaatgcctgaaagtcttctcttttattgaattcccattttttcctctgaaggattatacgcagttttgctgggtaggtgattcttggttgtaattccagttcctttgccctcctgaatatcatattccaagccctctgatcctttaatgtagaagttgctagatcttgtgttatcctgactgtggctccacaatacttgaattgtttatttctggctatttgcaatattttctccttgacctgggagctctgaaacttggctataatattcctagaagttttaattttgggatctctttcagaaggtgatcagtggattctttttttttttttgtggggcaatgagggttaagtgacttgcccagggtcacacagctagtgtcaagtgtctgaggtcagatttgaactcaagtcctcctgaatccagggccagtgctttatccactgtgtcacctagctgcccttgatcagtggattctttcaatttctattttaccttctgcttctagaatatcagggcatttttccctgacaatttcttggaagatgatatctaggctctttctttgatcatggctttcaggtagttgaataattttcagattttctctcctggatctatttttctggtcagttgtttttccaaggagatatttcacattgctttctatttttgcattcttttggttttgctttattgtgtcttgatttttcataaagtcattagcttccatttgttcaattctaatttttaaggaattattttcttcagagagcttttgtacctccttttccatttagctaattCAGGTTTTcaaactgtta includes:
- the TEX45 gene encoding testis-expressed protein 45, translating into MAESPPKLLPAPIPRVEFLKSSHFKIGPDPRLTEGCMKTTFGTWFPAHWGVRVSAPFLPGPSKGLFHEDLAKIREIDSEMHVSFPVHDANSSPSTINTLMQTSNLKMHGDPRINVFKTTCQEKYTYPGPEAFNPFIKEARKQFDKDSFPSGDRDKLGIPLSHTHQVFVPQQLFPQIRAPSLHLGGPSPLKWGMEPYPDTSYQKEFQGKWAPPAHFSEKLDSHLKLGDSKIGLEGVHSEQKNAYTPQGLPQHRYNKSEAVADIFRVNIQPGDGHFHTYLPGYKDGASVDTSEPVFKHQTQPDSCLLKEDQDPERCRERSNFTTSHHFFTWMKPEYDTMEPVDAMKSHVILGEKNLKPQVMVTTHQKYFSYPKTCSSKMVRSRSLLESHVKFGTNEMDFLTTSRELGPHSVKKNPVPEEIKQRVKYTHILPPQPDQEFSTEYKDNYPLKYVGPVILQQGNFQESSVPLGSSQKRWSGRKVVIPC